Proteins co-encoded in one Arachis hypogaea cultivar Tifrunner chromosome 13, arahy.Tifrunner.gnm2.J5K5, whole genome shotgun sequence genomic window:
- the LOC112737235 gene encoding pentatricopeptide repeat-containing protein At4g01570 — MVDWWQRNRASKKLGDILIVASITKALSESGGTRNLSPSLKLAHSIILNVLSNPSLHPSNKLHFFFWSRSHSSSPLPSVTAYSTLFCTLSHPAHLHHVPALLHSLKQGSLLLDSHSFKLLLDASILSSNFDLALQLLDYMQDLGSNLQPHIYSSVLVALVRKNQVPLALSIFFKLLDSTADGFDSNTANELLVSLRKASMKVEFKQVFDRLREKKGFYFDTWGYNICIYAFGCWGDLGASLTLFKEMKLKDKEELLDYGSRGHTCSSVGPDLCTYNSLISVLCKVGRVNDALKVFQELKEGSGHEPDKFTYRILVQGCSKTYRVHDATVIFNEMQNNGFRPDPVIYNSMLDGFLARKVKEACQLFEKMVEEGTKTSCWTYNILVDGLLKNGRPEAAYTLFCDLKKKGQFVDGVTYSIIVLQFCREGQLEEALQLVEEMESRGFVVDLTTITSLLISIHRHGRWDWMDRLMRHVRESDLVLSVLKWKAGMEASLKNAKSKRKDYSPMFPSKGDFSDVMSFITNAQDVTLDSQHGSDFQDKESSDNKFDEWSSSPHLDKLAESSLSTSHLFTPSRAQRVQEKGLDSFDIDMVNTFLSIFLAKGKLSLACKLFEIFTDAGVDPVSYTFNSMMSSVVKRGYFTEALAILNQMGENLCPTDIATYNMIIQSLGKMGRADLASAVLDRLLKQGGYLDVDMYNTVINVLGKAGRIDGANNFFEQMKSSGINPDVVTYNTLIEIHSKAGRLKDAYKFLKMMLDAGCPPNHVTDTTLDYLGKEIDKLRYQKASILSSRDDAS; from the coding sequence ATGGTGGATTGGTGGCAAAGAAACCGTGCATCAAAAAAActgggagacattctcattgtgGCCTCCATCACCAAAGCTCTCTCCGAATCAGGAGGAACACgcaacctctctccctctctcaaaCTCGCACATTCCATCATCCTCAACGTCCTTTCCAACCCCTCCCTCCACCCTTCCAACaagcttcatttcttcttctggTCTCGTTCCCATTCTTCCTCCCCTCTGCCCTCCGTCACTGCCTACTCCACCCTCTTCTGCACTCTCTCCCACCCCGCCCATCTCCACCATGTCCCAGCCCTCCTCCACTCCCTCAAACAAGGCTCCCTCCTTCTCGATTCCCACTCCTTCAAGCTTCTCCTCGATGCTTCCATCCTCTCTTCTAACTTCGATTTGGCTCTACAACTCTTGGATTACATGCAAGATCTTGGCAGCAACTTGCAACCTCACATCTATAGCTCTGTCCTCGTTGCTCTCGTTAGGAAGAACCAAGTCCCACTGGCTTTGTCCATCTTTTTCAAGCTTCTTGATTCTACTGCGGATGGTTTTGATTCCAACACAGCCAATGAGTTGTTGGTTTCTCTTAGGAAAGCAAGCATGAAGGTGGAGTTCAAACAAGTTTTTGATAGGCTTAGAGAGAAGAAAGGTTTTTATTTTGATACTTGGGGCTACAACATTTGCATCTATGCATTTGGTTGTTGGGGTGATCTTGGTGCTTCTTTGACCCTCTTCAAGGAGATGAAGCTGAAGGATAAAGAGGAGTTGCTGGATTATGGTTCCCGCGGCCACACTTGTTCTTCTGTTGGACCTGATTTGTGCACTTATAACAGTCTCATTAGTGTGCTTTGTAAGGTTGGCAGAGTCAATGATGCACTTAAAGTGTTTCAAGAGCTTAAAGAAGGATCTGGCCATGAACCTGATAAGTTCACTTATAGGATCCTTGTGCAAGGTTGTTCCAAGACTTACAGAGTACATGATGCCACCGTGATTTTCAATGAGATGCAGAATAACGGATTTCGCCCCGATCCTGTTATTTATAATTCTATGCTTGATGGATTCTTGGCCAGGAAGGTTAAAGAAGCCTGCCAACTGTTTGAGAAAATGGTTGAAGAAGGCACGAAGACATCTTGCTGGACATATAACATTCTGGTTGATGGCTTGCTTAAAAATGGGAGACCTGAAGCCGCGTATACTCTCTTCTGCGACCTCAAGAAGAAAGGCCAGTTCGTCGATGGGGTTACTTACAGCATCATTGTGCTGCAATTTTGTCGAGAGGGTCAACTTGAGGAGGCACTACAATTGGTGGAAGAGATGGAAAGCAGAGGTTTTGTTGTTGATCTCACTACGATAACATCGCTCTTGATTAGCATTCATAGACATGGTCGCTGGGATTGGATGGACAGGCTTATGAGGCATGTGAGGGAGAGTGATCTGGTGCTTAGTGTTCTCAAGTGGAAAGCTGGAATGGAGGCTTCTTTGAAGAACGCAAAGAGCAAGAGAAAGGATTATTCGCCAATGTTCCCTTCCAAAGGAGACTTTAGTGACGTCATGAGCTTCATAACTAATGCTCAGGACGTCACCCTTGATTCACAGCACGGTTCAGATTTTCAAGACAAGGAGAGTTCCGATAACAAATTTGATGAGTGGTCATCATCCCCACACTTGGATAAATTGGCCGAGTCCTCGCTTAGCACTTCCCATCTATTTACTCCTTCTCGTGCTCAAAGAGTTCAAGAAAAGGGGCTAGATTCTTTTGATATTGATATGGTGAATACTTTCTTGTCTATATTCCTGGCCAAGGGAAAGTTGAGCTTGGCTTGCAAGTTATTTGAAATTTTCACTGATGCAGGTGTGGATCCTGTGAGTTACACTTTTAATTCTATGATGAGCTCCGTTGTCAAAAGGGGTTATTTCACTGAAGCTTTGGCTATCCTGAACCAAATGGGAGAAAATCTTTGCCCAACTGATATAGCAACATACAATATGATAATTCAAAGTTTAGGAAAGATGGGAAGAGCAGATCTGGCCAGTGCTGTTCTTGATAGGCTGCTGAAGCAAGGTGGCTATCTCGATGTAGATATGTATAACACAGTTATCAATGTTCTGGGAAAGGCAGGCCGAATTGATGGGGCGAACAACTTCTTCGAGCAAATGAAGAGCAGTGGGATAAATCCCGATGTTGTCACATATAATACATTAATTGAAATTCACAGCAAGGCAGGACGGTTGAAGGATGCGTATAAGTTCTTGAAAATGATGTTGGATGCTGGGTGTCCTCCTAACCATGTAACGGACACGACATTGGATTATCTGGGAAAGGAAATCGATAAACTGAGATACCAGAAGGCATCAATTTTGAGTTCAAGAGATGATGCTTCTTGA
- the LOC112737236 gene encoding putative disease resistance RPP13-like protein 3, whose product MADSVISFVLDNFSQLLAREANLLCGVDDRVRSLQSDLSIINVFLKTSEGKTKKEIDKEVFRQIRDVAHQAEDVIDTFVVNVAMHRRRTMLGKMLRGFEHGKLLRDVAVKIDSIKATVNDIRDNKIKLGDVFQQEGESSSAREEEERVLLLHKRRRNVEEHDVVGFVRESKAVIQLLKEESSQSNVVSIIGMGGLGKTTLARKVYNSDQVKSYFKCRAWVYVSNDCNVKKLLLGLIMCLMPNAENEHRRKMKGKKQKGRKKPGDLSNLNVDELKLMMRNFLTMTRYLVVLDDLWNTQDWDEVKDAFPNDNNGSKILITSRLKEVASHTSPCPPYYLQFLGDDESWELFSRKVFRGDECPSDIEHLGKLMVKSCGGLPLSIVVLAGLLANKGKSYKEWSKVVGHVNWYLTQDETQVKDIVLKLSYHNLPSRLKPCFLYFGIYPEDFEISVRPLLQKWVAEGFIQQTGTRDAEDVAEDYLYELIDRSLVQASQVNVNGDVKACRIHDLLRDLCITESKENKLFEVCTNSNILETSKPRRLSIQCGMHGYVSSSNNDHSCVRSLFCLDPKGYDVTPKELKWVFKFFKLVRVLDLGENYCSKVPSNLGLFIHLRYLRIRSGEVILDSICTLGNLQTLDIYGPALPPIYLPRRVWNLKQLRHLKSNGTIILRGHHGSKAGDQVMWNLQTIHSIKFNSEIARMIEKGRFPKLRKLGLHIWVEKNNVHELLSTLRRLTHLNKLTLVFRKKNYGRRPGPTKYEHMEWHIGLKAIELLQSLQHLSNLSTLKVDGALDLATCDIAFPACITKLTLRHISFMNAGGVNAIGNLTTLRCLKLHGTHDFDDPFEINCSAGSFSQLQVFEMEWLNVHKWKLGNGAMPCLQTLLIRDCERLDDLPDELWSLTSLRQVQVVEPSQALSRALANLEMKDECELIIT is encoded by the coding sequence ATGGCAGATAGTGTGATTTCCTTTGTCCTGGACAACTTCTCCCAATTGCTAGCACGTGAAGCCAATCTGCTATGTGGCGTGGATGACAGGGTTAGATCCCTTCAAAGTGACCTCAGCATCATAAACGTGTTCCTCAAAACATCTGAAGGGAAAACCAAGAAAGAAATTGACAAAGAAGTTTTTCGTCAGATTAGAGATGTTGCGCACCAAGCTGAGGATGTCATCGACACCTTTGTGGTAAACGTGGCTATGCACAGACGTCGAACCATGCTGGGGAAGATGCTCCGTGGTTTTGAACATGGAAAGTTGCTCCGTGATGTGGCTGTGAAAATAGACAGCATAAAAGCCACTGTCAATGACATAAGAGACAACAAGATCAAGCTCGGCGATGTCTTTCAACAAGAAGGTGAATCATCATCAgcaagagaggaggaggagagggTGCTGTTGCTgcacaagagaagaagaaatgtGGAGGAGCATGATGTGGTTGGTTTTGTTCGTGAATCCAAGGCAGTCATTCAGCTGCTTAAGGAAGAGAGTTCCCAAAGCAACGTTGTGTCCATCATCGGTATGGGTGGCTTGGGCAAAACCACCCTTGCTCGAAAGGTCTATAACAGCGATCAGGTAAAGTCATATTTCAAATGTCGTGCATGGGTTTATGTTTCAAATGACTGCAATGTCAAGAAGCTTTTGCTTGGCCTCATCATGTGTTTGATGCCTAACGCTGAGAACGAGCATAGGAGGAAAATGAAGGGAAAGAaacaaaagggaagaaagaaacCAGGTGACCTCTCTAACTTGAATGTTGACGAACTAAAGCTCATGATGCGGAATTTCTTGACTATGACAAGGTATCTGGTAGTCCTTGATGACCTCTGGAATACTCAAGACTGGGATGAGGTAAAAGATGCTTTTCCAAACGACAACAATGGTAGCAAAATACTAATTACTAGCCGTTTGAAAGAGGTGGCATCCCATACGAGTCCATGTCCTCCTTATTACCTTCAATTCCTTGGTGATGATGAAAGCTGGGAACTCTTTTCTAGGAAAGTGTTTCGAGGAGATGAGTGTCCTTCTGATATAGAGCATCTTGGAAAACTGATGGTCAAAAGTTGTGGCGGTTTGCCACTCTCCATTGTTGTTTTGGCAGGGTTACTTGCAAACAAGGGGAAGTCATACAAGGAATGGTCCAAAGTTGTGGGACATGTCAACTGGTATCTTACTCAAGATGAGACCCAAGTCAAGGACATTGTACTCAAACTCAGCTACCACAACTTGCCTTCAAGACTAAAGCCCTGCTTTCTGTATTTCGGGATCTACCCTGAAGATTTTGAGATCTCTGTAAGGCCATTGCTACAAAAATGGGTTGCTGAGGGATTTATTCAACAAACTGGGACCAGAGATGCAGAGGATGTTGCTGAAGATTACTTGTATGAGCTCATTGATCGTAGCTTGGTTCAAGCATCACAAGTGAATGTTAATGGAGATGTGAAAGCATGTCGCATCCATGATCTTCTTCGTGATCTTTGCATAACTGAGAGCAAAGAGAACAAGCTTTTTGAGGTTTGCACAAATAGTAACATTTTGGAGACATCAAAACCACGCAGGCTTTCAATCCAATGCGGCATGCATGGCTACGTTTCTTCAAGCAACAATGACCATTCATGTGTCCGCTCTTTGTTTTGCCTTGACCCAAAAGGGTATGATGTTACCCCCAAGGAATTGAAATGGGTTTTCAAATTCTTCAAACTGGTTCGGGTATTAGATCTTGGGGAAAACTATTGCAGCAAAGTCCCTTCCAACTTGGGCTTATTTATCCATTTAAGGTATTTAAGAATAAGAAGTGGTGAAGTCATTCTAGATTCTATATGCACACTAGGAAATTTACAAACTTTGGACATATACGGGCCGGCGCTGCCTCCAATATATCTCCCTAGGAGAGTATGGAACCTCAAACAACTTAGGCATTTAAAGAGTAATGGAACCATCATCCTACGAGGCCACCATGGTTCAAAAGCAGGTGATCAAGTCATGTGGAATCTTCAAACCATTCATTCCATTAAATTCAATAGTGAGATTGCACGCATGATAGAGAAAGGAAGGTTTCCGAAGCTACGAAAGTTGGGTTTGCACATCTGGGTCGAGAAAAATAATGTGCATGAGTTGTTATCAACCCTACGGCGATTAACTCATCTGAACAAGTTGACACTTGTCTTTAGAAAGAAGAATTATGGACGGCGACCAGGGCCTACAAAGTACGAGCACATGGAATGGCACATCGGGCTCAAAGCAATTGAATTGTTACAAAGCCTGCAGCACTTGTCCAATCTGAGCACTTTAAAAGTTGATGGAGCTTTGGACCTTGCAACGTGTGATATTGCGTTTCCTGCATGCATTACAAAATTAACCTTGAGACACATTAGCTTCATGAATGCTGGTGGGGTGAATGCCATTGGTAATCTTACTACACTCCGATGTTTGAAATTGCATGGAACACATGACTTTGATGATCCCTTTGAGATTAATTGCAGTGCAGGCAGTTTCTCACAGCTCCAGGTTTTTGAGATGGAGTGGCTGAATGTTCACAAATGGAAATTAGGCAATGGTGCAATGCCATGCCTTCAAACTTTGCTTATCAGAGACTGTGAAAGATTGGACGATCTCCCAGATGAACTGTGGTCTTTGACTTCCCTGAGACAAGTACAAGTTGTGGAACCCTCCCAAGCATTGTCTCGTGCGCTAGCAAATTTGGAAATGAAGGATGAATGTGAGCTCATAATAACATAG
- the LOC140177445 gene encoding uncharacterized protein: MWNCRGLEKPLTIHSMKGFCKTHSPEVLFLSETKNNTLNVERTIRGAGFTNLFCVEPRGQAGGLVVACKDEVDVQICQHDDFYIHYKWEDPKLQKVWDVIGVYLSTDDRLRSEQFIKLLEVLELCGELKLVIGDFNAIVAQHEKEGGRVKPATSVQNFIDFINGGNLCDLGYEGPKYTWSNRQFGSALVKERLDRGLVSNEWRNSYPTALISHLSEVGSDHCPLLLNSVATLIKTKRRFMFQERWCEKEEVVNLVKAIWAVEGEGSPMYKLFQKLKQCRHAIVNWQKTTTSNSQTHIALLLGKLEAEKSKGIGANGLVIRQLEEELEEAYMMEERYWKEKPRVQWLKWGDNNTKFFHSKFQTRNRKNRISRLTNDEGESRADPEGIAGIVQNYFEDLFKSSDPKDPADEIEDVPVKIEASINRRLTRPVTEKEDVIRTDVIRQWLASFRGISGQVINLDKSSVFFSHNTPEVIRNQLADVLQVPHVGNQDKYLGLPSVVNRSKKATFNYLKDRVSKKLQQ, from the exons ATGtggaattgtcggggtttggAGAAACCCCTGACAATTCACAGCATGAAAGGGTTTTGTAAAACCCATTCCCCCGAGGTGTTATTTTTGAGTGAAACTAAAAATAATACCTTGAATGTGGAAAGGACTATTCGAGGAGCTGGATTCACTAATCTATTCTGTGTTGAACCAAGAGGACAGGCCGGAGGTTTGGTGGTAGCTTGCAAGGATGAGGTCGATGTGCAGATTTGCCAACATGATGACTTCTACATTCACTACAAATGGGAAGACCCTAAATTGCAGAAGGTGTGGGATGTAATTGGAGTGTATTTGAGCACAGATGACAGGCTAAGAAGTGAGCAGTTTATCAAACTACTAGAGGTGTTGGAATTGTGTGGTGAACTCAAATTAGTAATAGGAGATTTTAACGCAATAGTGGCACAACATGAGAAAGAAGGTGGAAGAGTTAAGCCAGCAACTTCAGTTCAGAACTTCATAGACTTTATTAATGGAGGAaacctatgtgatcttggatatGAGGGGCCAAAGTACACCTGGTCTAATAGACAATTCGGTAGTGCACTGGTCAAGGAGAGACTGGATCGGGGATTGGTCTCTAATGAGTGGAGAAATTCCTATCCGACGGCCTTAATATCGCATCTAAGTGAAGTCGGATCAGACCATTGTCCTTTGCTCCTAAATTCTGTGGCAACGCTAATTAAAACCAAGAGGAGATTCATGTTTCAAGAGCGATGGTGCGAGAAGGAAGAAGTGGTCAACTTAGTAAAGGCAATATGGGCGGTGGAAGGTGAAGGGTCCCCAATGTATAAATTGTTCCAGAAATTAAAACAATGCAGGCATGCTATTGTCAATTGGCAGAAGACGACGACCTCAAACTCACAAACCCATATTGCTCTATTATTGGGTAAGCTGGAAGCGGAGAAAAGCAAGGGTATAGGAGCGAATGGACTGGTTATACGTCAATTGGAAGAGGAACTGGAGGAGGCCTACATGATGGAGGAAAGGTACTGGAAGGAAAAACCCAGGGTTCAGTGGCTTAAGTGGGGTGACAACAACACAAAGTTCTTTCATTCCAAGTTCCAAACACGGAATAGAAAGAATCGTATATCTAGATTGACAAATGATGAAGGGGAGAGTAGAGCAGATCCAGAAGGAATAGCAGGCATTGTCCAAAATTATTTTGAGGATTTATTCAAATCCTCTGATCCGAAGGACCCTGCGGATGAAATAGAGGATGTACCAGTAAAAATTGAAGCCAGTATCAATAGAAGACTCACTAGACCAGTTACAGAAAAGGAG gaTGTTATAAGGACTGATGTGATACGGCAGTGGTTAGCTTCTTTTCGGGGG ATTAGTGGTCAAGTCATTAATTTAGATAAATCATCAGTGTTTTTCAGCCATAACACACCAGAGGTCATAAGAAATCAGCTGGCGGATGTATTACAGGTGCCTCATGTAGGGAATCAGGACAAATATTTAGGACTTCCCTCCGTGGTTAACAGATCGAAGAAGGCTACCTTTAATTATCTTAAGGATAGAGTGTCCAAGAAGCTTCAGCAGTGA
- the LOC140177446 gene encoding uncharacterized protein At4g02000-like — translation MADLGGSSRKGRSRGLEEEEVVVGFEDKDIAEGLQKCSQSLVGRILADRAFSVGTMESALFSIWGQPAGFKVQSHGGNLFQFFFANEMDVLRIEKGAPWLFKNYILNLRRWRQGVAIEEKEFAYVSIWIQLWGLPEYCKIKELGRKVGGALGEVLDVDIFIIKGKEEYRIVKVQINLDVTRPLRRILKIAGPDERVIELKLRYERISNFCNYCGQVGHEVRGCHEQLKDAVNGEVEEELWGGMAAS, via the coding sequence ATGGCGGACCTTGGAGGTTCATCTAGGAAAGGAAGATCACGGGGATTGGAGGAAGAGGAGGTTGTGGTGGGTTTTGAAGACAAAGACATTGCGGAAGGGCTACAGAAATGCTCACAAAGTCTTGTTGGGAGAATATTAGCAGACCGAGCATTTAGTGTTGGAACAATGGAATCAGCACTGTTTTCTATATGGGGACAGCCAGCAGGTTTCAAAGTGCAAAGTCATGGAGGTAatctctttcaattcttttttgcAAATGAAATGGATGTGCTAAGAATTGAAAAAGGAGCACCTTGGTTATTTAAGAACTATATCTTGAACCTAAGGAGATGGAGGCAAGGAGTAGCAATCGAGGAAAAAGAATTTGCATATGTTTCAATATGGATCCAACTTTGGGGTTTGCCAGAATACTGCAAAATCAAAGAATTAGGACGAAAGGTGGGTGGTGCCTTGGGAGAGGTTTTGGATGTGGACATTTTTATTATAAAGGGGAAGGAGGAGTATAGAATAGTTAAAGTCCAGATCAATTTAGATGTAACAAGGCCGCTAAGAAGAATTCTGAAGATAGCAGGTCCGGATGAGAGAGTTATTGAATTAAAATTACGATATGAACGAATCAGTAATTTTTGCAATTATTGCGGACAGGTGGGACATGAGGTACGCGGATGTCATGAGCAATTGAAGGACGCTGTGAACGGAGAAGTGGAGGAAGAGTTGTGGGGGGGGATGGCTGCGAGCTGA